The sequence CTGGCCGATGGCGGCCTCGCGGGGAGTCCGCAGGGGCCACACGCGGCGTCCCCCCTGGCTGGTGCGCGAGAGGTGGAGGAAGAGATCGGGCGTCATGGAGCCCAGGCACAGCAGGAGGCGGGGCTCTGGCGCGCCGGACCAGACGAAGGCCGGAGGCGCGGACGTCCAGTGCAACAGCCGGGTGGCGAGCTCCAGCCACGCCGAGGGTCCGAGTCCGGGGGCGACGGGACACTCGAGGACGACCTGCGCCGTGCCCTGCTGCCGGTGGTGCTCCCCGGCGCAGGCCGTGCGGAAGGTGTGGAAGGCGTAATAGGCGCCACCCGGCGGATCCTCGGGGCGGCGCAGGGGCTCGAGCAGCTCCGCGCCGCGCCGCCGCGCCAGGGTTCCCCGCCAGAGCCGCTCCGCATCGGAGAAGGCTCCGGACGGGGGGAAGGGCAGGGCGTCCACCCGCGCGGTGAGCATGGGGAGCGCCATGGACGCGGCGGCGTCCAGGAGCGCGGCCCCCTCCGAGAGGAAGGGGTGGAAGACGAGGGGCAGCAGGGCGAGCCGGTGGGCCGCCGTGGAGGCGGGCAGCTCGGTGAAGATCGCCAGGGGAAAGGCGCGGCCCACGCCGTCCGTGCTCGGCGCGAAGACCCCCAGCAGCACGTTCTTCTCCTTCGGGGCCGTGAACAGGAAGGAGGCCGTCCCGGAGGGCAGCTCGCAGCGGGCGGCGCGGGCCGCCTCGACCCCCTCCGCCAGCCAGCGCTGGAGCTGGAAGGCGAGGGGGCTGGCGGCGTTGATCCTCAGGAAGTCGGGCTGGCAGGGCGCCTTGCCCACCATACCGGCCCGGACGGAGAGGGCGCGCATGTCAGCGCACCGTGTCGTTGGCGATCAGCGTCTGGCAGCCCTTGCCGCGCAAGGCGATTCCCTGCGGCGGCAGCACCTTGGGATCCCGGAACAACTGCATCAACTTCATGGAGGTGTTCCCCGCCGCTCCGAAGAACGGGTGGGCCAGCCGCTCCGGGCGGATGTCGACGGAGACTTGGGCGCCGTTGAACTCCTGGATCTCCCAGGTGGCGGTGAAGAAGCGCCCGTCCGTGCTGGGCTCGATGTTCTTCACCCGCTCCAACAGCCGGAACAATCCCCACTCCCCCGGCTCCTTGAGTTCCGACATATCGCCCCTGATGTTGACGACCTGCAAGGTAGCGCCCAATTCACCGGCCTGCCCGGGCCAGATCAAACGCTGCCAGATATTGTCGGGGCCGTTGCGGTAGAGCACCTCGGTGCCGTCCATGATGAATTTGATGGAGGCGATTTCCGAGGCCGAGGTGTCCGGAGAGGTTCCCGCGCGGATGCGGATCTGGAACCGCACGAGTGGCTGCACCTCGTCCCCGGGGAACAGCGCCGTCGACAAGGAATTGAGCCGTTCCAGATAGCGGCACAAATCCTCCTTGTACATGTCCCTGGAGCCCAGGGCGAGGGAGCACCGCCTGCCATCCAGGATGACATCCTCCTGGAGCTGGCTCTTCACGAAGGTCTTCACCTGGCCATTGGCGGGGCGGAGGAACTCGGACAGCTCGGACAACGGAGCGTCCTGCTCCGAGTCCTTGGCGAACGGATAGCGGTTGCCCATGACGTTCATGAAGGGAGTCACGATCTCCTCGCACCACTGCTCGCTCTTCTTCGCGGACACGTCGCGGAAGACGATGTCGCGCACATCCCGCAGGGGGGGAAGGAGCAGCCTCGTGAAGAGGGCCTGATTTCCCTCCTGGGCCTTGATGAGCATCTCCACATCCCGGCGGGTGGTCTTGATCTTCTCCAGCAGCAGCCCGGATTCGCCCGGTTTGTCACGGACCACCAGGATGGTGTCGAGCACCAGGCGGAGCTGATCCTGGTAGGAGTCGAGCTGGGTCAGCTTCTCTTCCTTGTCGTTCGTGGCGAACTTCTTGTTGATGAAGGCGCTCACGCCACTGAAGTGGTCCGCCACGTTCCGCGGCCTGTACTGGGGTGCTTGGGGAACGCCCCCGGGCACCACGTCATCGAAATCCAACACGCCCTTGCGTGGATCAGGCATGAGGAAATCCATGACTCTCTCCTTGGTCGTGGGAGTCTTTTCCTCCGCGCCCTTCTCCACCAGGGGCTCGAGCTGGACGTTGTGCGTCACCGCCTGGAAGAGCCGGCCCAGGGGCGGAGTCGCGCCACGGGTGAGGCTCGTCAGCAGGCGCTCGGTCTGGTCGATGGTCTGGGGCTCCTCGACGCTGATCGACGACAGGAAGTCGCTCCATTCCTCGATGTACTGCTGGTAGTAGCGCGTGCGCAGCTCGGCCCTCAGGTTGCTCTCTTCCTCCCTCGAGTCACGATCGAGCACCCAGGCTTGCCGCTCCCGGAAGGACTCGTCCAGCACACGCTTGAGCCGGTCGTCCCAGGCCCGCTTGGTGAAAGCACCTCGCACCTTCTTTCCAGAGCGCATTTCCGGCACGGCGCCCACCATGTCGCCCAGCGCCAGGTCTGGGAATTCCTGCGCCGCATCGGCGATGAGTTGCTGAAGCTCCAGCTCCGCCAGCGGAACGCGGTTGAGCGCACGGCGCGCCTTGATGACCACCTCCGCGTCCCGGACGAAGCCCAGCTGCTGGGGATCGCGGGCCATCATCGCGATGTACATCTTGGCGTGTTGGACGATCTGCTCCTCCACCGACGTGTCCCGATCCTGCCCGCGGATGTTCCGCCAGTGCGTCACGATCTGCCAGACGAGCCAGGACTGGTGGTCCGCGTCGAGTTCCGGCTCCCGGATGCTGCGCGGCTGGGTGATGAGCAGGTACATCTTCAAGTCATTGAAGCTGCGCCCATAGGTGTCGGTACTGGGCGCCCACTCGGGACGCTCCTGGAGTTCGGAGAATTTTTGCAGATCCTGCTTGATGCGCGCGTGCTGCTTGCCGAGCAGCAGCCCCTTGAGCTGGTCGTTGTAGAACGACTGGGCCAGGGGAAAGAGCCGCCCTCCCTGGTACATGCCCATGCGTAGCCAGAACGGCGGCCCCTTCACCTGGTGCTGGTCCAGCACCTCGAGCTGACGTTGAAGGGGCGTCAGCTCCACGACCCGGCCGATGTCGTCCGTGGCCTCGAGCTTCACCGAGGTGATGGTGTCACGCACGCCCCGCACCAGCTCGAAGTTCTCCACGTAGGACACGGCGGGAAGCAGCAGCACCAGGGCGGCCGTGGCCAGGAAGGCCAGGGTGAGCGTGTAGCGCTGCTTGCGCAGCCGCATCTCCTCCATGGAGCTGCGCACCGCGAGCTTCTGATCCTGGAACATCACCTTGTTGAAGACATCCCAGAGGAAGAAGCTGCGCCCCTCCGTCTGCTCCACCGCGTTGCGTTGGGAACCGAAGACCTCGGCCGCCGCCCCCCGCACCTGCTGCCGCTCCGAGAGGCGCACGTCCTGGGTGCCGCTGGTGAAGTAGAGCCCGCGCATCACGGGCGTGTCCTGGAAGACGCTCTCCATGAACAGCGGCTGGATGAACTCCACCATGCTCTTGCGCAGGGCATCGAAGCGCTGGGGGAACTGGTAGATGCGCTCGCGCGTCTCGAGCTGACGCTCCTGCCCGACGCGCCGGATGGAGCGCTGCTCCAGCACGGCCGTCAGCTCATCGAAGCGCTTGAGCAGCAGCTCCGAGGGCGCTTCCTGCTGGGCGGACAACGGCACGGTGAAACCCCAGATCTGTCCCCGCTCCGAGCGCGGCAGGTCCGAGAACATCTCCACGAAGCCGTTGATCAGGTCGCACTTGGTGATCATCACGTAGATGGGCACCACGACCTTGAGCCGGGTCGTCACCTCGTCCACGCGCTCGCGGATGCGCTGGCCCAGCTCGCCGGCCGCCTGCGGGTCCGCGTTCATGAGATCCGTCACGCTCACCGTGACGATGAGCCCGTTGATGGGCCGGCTGGGGCGGTTGCGCGCCAGGATGTCGAGGAAGGACATCCACTCGTCCCGATCCTCCTCGCCCGTCGTGTAGCGGCCCGCCGTGTCCAGGAAGACGGCTTCGTTGGTGAGCCACCAGTCGCAGTTGCGCGTGCCACCCACGCCGCGAACGGCGCCGCCCCCCTTGCTCGACAGGTAGGGGAACTTCAGGCCCGAGTTGCGCAGGGCCGTGCTCTTGCCCGTCCCGGGCGGGCCGACCATCAGGTACCAGGGCAGCACCGCGAGGGCATCCCTGCCACCGCGCGCGAGCTTGGAGTTCTTGAGCGAGGCCACCGCCCGCGAGAACTCGGCCTTCATGGCCTGGACCTCGGGCTGGAGGTCCGGGCGCACCGTCCGGGCCTGTTCCTCTGCCTGGGCGGTGATGTCGTCCTCGATCTTCTTCGCCGCCGCCTTGCGCGCGCGTCGGCGGCGAATGAACGTCCGCACCAACATCAGCAGGAGAACGGCCCCCGTGGCGGCCAGGCCCATCCACGGCGCCAGGGCGAACTTGTAGACGGCTCCCCAGATGAGGGCGAGCAGGAGCGTGGCGAGGAGCGAGGCGATCATGGCGTGGCCCTCGTGATGTTGGCCAGGTGCAGCTCAATCTCGTGGATCATCCCGGAGGTGCCCCGGTCCAGGCTGAGCAGGAGCCCACCGTAGACGAGCAGCGCCAGGGCCACGGCGCCCAGGGACATGGCGAGCAGGGAGACCCGCCGCTTGGCGGTGGCCAACACCTCCGAGGGACGCTCGCCGTGGGGGGCGAGCACGCTGAAGTCGAAGGGGCTGGCCCGCTCCAGCTCCTTCTGCACGGTGTCGATGAGCGTGAGCAGCTCCAGCTCTCCGCCCCGGATGCGGTAGTGGCCCTGGAAGCCGAATAACAGGCAGAGGTAGTAGACCCGGAGGACCTCCGCGCCGTGGGGATCCTTGCGCAGGGCGTTCAGCCGGACGAAGAAGCCGTCACCCGCCACGTTCTCCTTGAAGTAGTGCAGCTGCAGCGGGTGCGTCATCCAGAACTGGCGATACTGATCGGACTTGCCGAGCACCAGCTCGTCCAGCAGCGCCACCAGGGCATAGGCCATGTCCTGCGCGTCCTGGTGGCTGAAGCCGAGCGCCGCGGCCCGCCGCAGCACCTCGTCCACGACGCCCCGGAGGCTGTGGCTCAGCTTCTCGGGAGGCGGC is a genomic window of Cystobacter fuscus DSM 2262 containing:
- the tssM gene encoding type VI secretion system membrane subunit TssM, whose protein sequence is MIASLLATLLLALIWGAVYKFALAPWMGLAATGAVLLLMLVRTFIRRRRARKAAAKKIEDDITAQAEEQARTVRPDLQPEVQAMKAEFSRAVASLKNSKLARGGRDALAVLPWYLMVGPPGTGKSTALRNSGLKFPYLSSKGGGAVRGVGGTRNCDWWLTNEAVFLDTAGRYTTGEEDRDEWMSFLDILARNRPSRPINGLIVTVSVTDLMNADPQAAGELGQRIRERVDEVTTRLKVVVPIYVMITKCDLINGFVEMFSDLPRSERGQIWGFTVPLSAQQEAPSELLLKRFDELTAVLEQRSIRRVGQERQLETRERIYQFPQRFDALRKSMVEFIQPLFMESVFQDTPVMRGLYFTSGTQDVRLSERQQVRGAAAEVFGSQRNAVEQTEGRSFFLWDVFNKVMFQDQKLAVRSSMEEMRLRKQRYTLTLAFLATAALVLLLPAVSYVENFELVRGVRDTITSVKLEATDDIGRVVELTPLQRQLEVLDQHQVKGPPFWLRMGMYQGGRLFPLAQSFYNDQLKGLLLGKQHARIKQDLQKFSELQERPEWAPSTDTYGRSFNDLKMYLLITQPRSIREPELDADHQSWLVWQIVTHWRNIRGQDRDTSVEEQIVQHAKMYIAMMARDPQQLGFVRDAEVVIKARRALNRVPLAELELQQLIADAAQEFPDLALGDMVGAVPEMRSGKKVRGAFTKRAWDDRLKRVLDESFRERQAWVLDRDSREEESNLRAELRTRYYQQYIEEWSDFLSSISVEEPQTIDQTERLLTSLTRGATPPLGRLFQAVTHNVQLEPLVEKGAEEKTPTTKERVMDFLMPDPRKGVLDFDDVVPGGVPQAPQYRPRNVADHFSGVSAFINKKFATNDKEEKLTQLDSYQDQLRLVLDTILVVRDKPGESGLLLEKIKTTRRDVEMLIKAQEGNQALFTRLLLPPLRDVRDIVFRDVSAKKSEQWCEEIVTPFMNVMGNRYPFAKDSEQDAPLSELSEFLRPANGQVKTFVKSQLQEDVILDGRRCSLALGSRDMYKEDLCRYLERLNSLSTALFPGDEVQPLVRFQIRIRAGTSPDTSASEIASIKFIMDGTEVLYRNGPDNIWQRLIWPGQAGELGATLQVVNIRGDMSELKEPGEWGLFRLLERVKNIEPSTDGRFFTATWEIQEFNGAQVSVDIRPERLAHPFFGAAGNTSMKLMQLFRDPKVLPPQGIALRGKGCQTLIANDTVR
- the tagF gene encoding type VI secretion system-associated protein TagF, encoding MRALSVRAGMVGKAPCQPDFLRINAASPLAFQLQRWLAEGVEAARAARCELPSGTASFLFTAPKEKNVLLGVFAPSTDGVGRAFPLAIFTELPASTAAHRLALLPLVFHPFLSEGAALLDAAASMALPMLTARVDALPFPPSGAFSDAERLWRGTLARRRGAELLEPLRRPEDPPGGAYYAFHTFRTACAGEHHRQQGTAQVVLECPVAPGLGPSAWLELATRLLHWTSAPPAFVWSGAPEPRLLLCLGSMTPDLFLHLSRTSQGGRRVWPLRTPREAAIGQAAQSLTEPQRQRIDSPTTNLEELLHALSC
- a CDS encoding DotU family type IV/VI secretion system protein — encoded protein: MDRVNEATRDCFDVIIQLRQKEASQVPPPEKLSHSLRGVVDEVLRRAAALGFSHQDAQDMAYALVALLDELVLGKSDQYRQFWMTHPLQLHYFKENVAGDGFFVRLNALRKDPHGAEVLRVYYLCLLFGFQGHYRIRGGELELLTLIDTVQKELERASPFDFSVLAPHGERPSEVLATAKRRVSLLAMSLGAVALALLVYGGLLLSLDRGTSGMIHEIELHLANITRATP